In one Trichlorobacter lovleyi SZ genomic region, the following are encoded:
- a CDS encoding IS4 family transposase, with product MPHSNTVLNQVVRFFKRHEFETLARKHHVGQQFRSFSRWSQFTAMLVGQLTGRKSLRDLVDNLKVQGHKLYHLGTRDVPRSTLARVNEEQPHQLYKELFHKLLGRCQAIAPKNRFKLDAKLYLLDATVINLCLKVFPWASYQKAKGAIKLHVGLSADGYLPEFFDVTTGKEHEINWARLLKLPTGSFVVFDRGYTDYDWYQALMDSSIFFVARLKDNALVEYFKKRPGRRSQGVLTDQEISLNGIKGSLRLVHFVAEDGNEYRFVTNANHIPAALVAELYKERWQIELFFKWIKQNLKIKAFYGTSENAVLTQIWIALCVYLVLAWLKFMSKITITMQQMLRLLQLNLFERRDLESLFKPTKALPNPQLALL from the coding sequence GTGCCACATAGTAACACAGTCCTTAATCAAGTTGTTCGTTTTTTCAAGAGACATGAATTTGAGACCCTCGCCCGTAAGCATCATGTCGGGCAGCAGTTTCGTTCTTTTTCACGTTGGAGCCAGTTCACCGCCATGCTGGTTGGCCAGCTAACGGGCCGTAAAAGCCTGCGAGATCTGGTTGATAATCTCAAGGTTCAAGGACATAAGCTCTATCATCTGGGAACCAGGGATGTACCCCGTTCAACATTGGCACGGGTGAATGAAGAACAGCCACATCAGTTGTACAAAGAGCTCTTTCACAAACTGCTGGGTCGTTGCCAGGCCATTGCGCCGAAGAACCGGTTCAAGCTGGACGCCAAGCTGTACCTGCTTGATGCCACGGTCATCAACCTCTGCCTGAAGGTGTTTCCCTGGGCCAGCTACCAAAAGGCAAAAGGGGCCATAAAGCTGCATGTCGGTCTTTCTGCTGACGGCTATCTGCCAGAGTTCTTCGATGTCACCACCGGCAAAGAGCATGAGATCAACTGGGCCAGACTGCTCAAACTGCCCACCGGCTCTTTTGTGGTCTTTGACCGTGGTTATACCGACTACGACTGGTATCAGGCCCTGATGGACAGCAGCATCTTCTTTGTAGCCCGGCTCAAGGACAATGCCTTGGTTGAGTACTTCAAGAAACGTCCGGGCCGCAGGTCACAGGGAGTGCTCACTGATCAGGAAATCAGCCTGAACGGGATCAAGGGCAGCCTCCGCCTGGTTCATTTTGTTGCTGAAGATGGAAACGAGTACCGCTTCGTCACCAACGCAAACCACATTCCTGCTGCACTGGTGGCCGAATTGTACAAGGAACGCTGGCAGATTGAGCTGTTCTTCAAGTGGATCAAGCAGAACCTGAAGATCAAGGCGTTTTACGGCACCTCGGAGAATGCAGTGCTGACGCAGATCTGGATAGCACTCTGCGTGTACCTGGTACTGGCCTGGCTGAAGTTCATGTCAAAGATCACCATTACGATGCAGCAGATGTTACGGTTATTACAGCTCAATCTGTTCGAACGAAGAGACCTGGAAAGCTTATTCAAACCAACGAAAGCATTGCCAAATCCTCAACTGGCGCTGCTTTGA
- a CDS encoding TraB/GumN family protein, protein MPRRLFLHHFGPVSGLPVLHYRMEFAHLVRQAVQQIRPDAIAIELPPTLAAPFRRALARLPQISLVSYPVKEADGRESSVHLLVEPADPLVEAGRLAMELGIPLHFVDPDIDRYPRHREALPDSYSIARIGLAAYYQAFCEATAAEIPCHADRRREQGMAYALQQLGREHQRILFVCGMAHLQRVAELYDRPQAAPMARKQREGITLWNLHPECCGEVLAEFPFLSAVYEYRRHGLPDLPRERGNGLRKQFHALELISGGRQELPEAEVMDAAIRRSAHQLGAAGRFPDRQRMIYHLFSEAARHYKQETGEPVHIWQKRAFFRFARNYALLDKMLLPDLFQLLAAARGCLDDNFAYAFCRLAVSYPWQQENSDLPDRSISAEELWGGQRQIRFRPRQQRKKGLSGLRLMQRKREKRPGEWLEGFDNPSICSYPPEDLAIENFGNFLKQKGSLQLSEEQSRSEKFSTSLLDGIDMRETLRNMHEGAIYVRQQVRAKGGVGSVVMIFSEGRRGEYPYQTTWLGEHDQESDMAFYATDPAANVVGPGICRCEYGGFMLSYPPRRLMEVWSDPDYRFADSRAEVLLLAALDYSTERNVVYVAAKPPRSIFKQHAARIGRTIVYIPLGSLSPVRLKQLRVLHVLSGHDKRAFAKEYIW, encoded by the coding sequence ATGCCGCGACGACTCTTTCTTCATCACTTTGGTCCTGTGTCCGGGCTGCCGGTGTTGCACTACCGGATGGAGTTTGCCCATCTGGTTCGACAGGCCGTGCAGCAGATCCGCCCTGATGCCATTGCCATTGAGCTGCCGCCAACCCTTGCAGCCCCCTTCCGCCGTGCCCTGGCACGACTGCCCCAGATCAGTTTGGTCAGCTATCCGGTCAAAGAGGCCGATGGCCGTGAGTCGTCGGTTCATCTGCTTGTCGAGCCTGCAGATCCCCTGGTCGAGGCCGGGCGGCTGGCTATGGAGCTGGGGATTCCGCTGCATTTTGTTGATCCGGATATTGACCGCTACCCCCGCCACCGTGAAGCGCTGCCAGACTCCTACAGCATTGCCCGCATAGGTCTGGCTGCCTATTATCAGGCCTTTTGTGAGGCAACAGCAGCAGAGATCCCCTGCCATGCCGACCGCCGCCGTGAGCAGGGGATGGCCTACGCCCTGCAGCAGCTCGGGCGGGAACATCAGCGGATTCTGTTTGTCTGCGGTATGGCCCATCTGCAGCGGGTGGCTGAGCTGTATGACCGGCCCCAGGCAGCCCCGATGGCGCGGAAGCAGCGGGAAGGGATAACCCTCTGGAATCTGCATCCTGAGTGCTGCGGTGAGGTGCTGGCTGAGTTCCCCTTTCTGTCAGCCGTCTATGAATACCGGAGACACGGGCTGCCGGACCTGCCCCGTGAGCGCGGCAACGGGCTGCGTAAGCAGTTCCATGCACTGGAACTGATCAGCGGCGGCAGGCAGGAACTGCCTGAGGCAGAGGTGATGGATGCGGCTATCCGGCGTTCGGCCCACCAGCTTGGGGCAGCAGGCCGCTTTCCTGACCGGCAGCGGATGATCTATCACCTGTTCAGCGAAGCGGCCCGCCATTACAAACAGGAAACCGGCGAACCGGTGCATATCTGGCAGAAACGGGCCTTCTTCCGTTTTGCCCGCAACTACGCCCTGCTGGACAAGATGCTGCTGCCGGATCTGTTCCAGCTGCTGGCGGCTGCCCGCGGCTGTCTGGATGATAACTTTGCCTATGCCTTCTGCCGCCTGGCCGTCAGCTATCCCTGGCAACAGGAAAACAGTGATCTGCCTGACCGCAGCATCTCGGCGGAAGAGCTGTGGGGAGGACAACGCCAGATCCGGTTCCGGCCGCGACAGCAACGTAAAAAGGGACTTTCCGGCCTGCGCTTGATGCAGCGCAAGCGGGAGAAACGGCCCGGAGAATGGCTGGAGGGGTTTGACAACCCTTCGATCTGTTCCTACCCCCCTGAAGACCTTGCCATTGAGAACTTCGGCAACTTTCTCAAACAAAAGGGGAGCCTGCAGCTGTCGGAGGAACAGTCCCGCAGTGAAAAGTTCTCCACCTCGCTGCTCGACGGCATTGACATGCGTGAGACCTTGCGGAACATGCATGAAGGGGCTATCTACGTACGGCAGCAGGTCAGGGCCAAGGGGGGCGTCGGCAGCGTGGTCATGATCTTCAGTGAAGGCAGACGTGGTGAGTACCCCTACCAGACCACCTGGCTCGGTGAACATGACCAGGAGTCGGATATGGCCTTCTATGCCACTGATCCGGCTGCAAATGTGGTGGGGCCGGGGATCTGCCGCTGTGAATACGGCGGCTTCATGCTCTCCTATCCTCCCCGTCGCCTGATGGAGGTCTGGAGCGACCCTGACTACCGTTTTGCCGACAGCAGGGCCGAGGTACTGCTGCTGGCTGCGCTGGATTACTCAACGGAACGGAATGTGGTCTATGTTGCGGCAAAGCCGCCACGCAGCATTTTCAAACAGCATGCCGCCAGGATCGGCCGGACCATTGTCTATATCCCGCTGGGGTCGCTTTCGCCGGTACGGCTGAAGCAGTTACGGGTGTTGCATGTGCTTTCCGGGCATGATAAACGGGCCTTTGCCAAAGAGTACATCTGGTAG
- a CDS encoding alpha/beta hydrolase family protein — MKQSLVTTGVCNLLMLSALTGPAMAGQGVKQYDLKDFFGKPERSVFRLSDDGKTLGFMQPYQRRQNLHVVTLPPDGKAPDFATAKRLTAETERDIAGFFWKGNDTILYVKDFGGDENYHLLAVDLKSGTVKDLTPFPRIRASIVDDLLDDPEHVLVQHNKRDPQFFDVYRVNVKTGDAQLVAQNPGNITGWITDHAGQVRMASTSDGVNTSLLYRASEKDAFKTILTTDFRTTVSPLFFTFDNKSLYALSNRGRDKTALVVLDPVNASESQPLFEHPEVDLDGVSYSHKRKLITQAGFTTWKSQRHFFDAETRAIYTRLQEKLPGYEISLQSENRAEDTFVVAAYNDRTQGARYVYSLKTDTLTPLGEINPRLNPADMASMKPITYRTRDGLTINGYLTVPLNREAKNLPVIVNPHGGPWVRDSWGYNPEIQFLANRGFAVFQMNYRGSTGYGRAFWEKSFKQWGRSMQDDITDGVAWLIKEGIADPKRVGIYGGSYGGYATLAGVTFTPDLYAAAVDYVGVANLFTFMQTIPPYWKPYLAMMYEMVGDPEKDKAALTASSPVFHAARIRTPLFIAQGANDPRVNKDESDQMVAALKKRGVEVQYLVKDNEGHGFHNEENQFEFYGAMEAFFRKHLLKDNSSKK; from the coding sequence ATGAAGCAGTCTTTGGTAACAACCGGTGTCTGCAATCTGTTGATGCTTTCTGCCCTGACCGGCCCGGCCATGGCCGGCCAGGGGGTAAAACAGTATGACCTGAAGGACTTTTTCGGCAAGCCGGAACGTTCTGTTTTCAGGCTGTCCGATGACGGGAAAACCCTCGGGTTCATGCAGCCGTACCAGCGTCGTCAGAATCTGCATGTGGTTACCCTGCCGCCAGACGGCAAGGCACCTGACTTTGCCACGGCAAAGCGGCTTACTGCCGAGACAGAGCGGGATATTGCAGGCTTTTTCTGGAAGGGGAATGATACCATTCTCTATGTGAAGGATTTTGGCGGTGATGAGAATTACCACCTGCTGGCGGTGGATCTGAAAAGCGGTACGGTCAAGGATCTTACCCCGTTTCCCAGGATCCGCGCATCGATTGTGGATGACCTGCTGGATGATCCTGAGCATGTTCTGGTGCAGCATAACAAACGTGATCCGCAGTTTTTTGACGTGTACCGGGTTAATGTCAAGACCGGTGATGCTCAACTGGTGGCCCAGAACCCCGGTAACATCACCGGCTGGATCACTGACCATGCAGGCCAGGTCCGGATGGCCTCAACATCCGACGGGGTCAATACCAGCCTGCTGTACCGGGCTTCTGAAAAGGATGCCTTCAAGACCATCCTGACCACCGACTTCCGTACCACGGTTTCGCCCCTGTTTTTCACCTTTGACAACAAGTCACTGTATGCCCTTTCAAACCGTGGCCGTGACAAGACCGCGCTGGTAGTGCTTGATCCAGTCAATGCCTCTGAATCACAACCGCTTTTTGAACATCCTGAGGTTGATCTTGACGGGGTATCCTATTCCCACAAGCGTAAACTGATTACGCAGGCAGGTTTCACCACCTGGAAGAGCCAACGCCATTTCTTTGATGCTGAAACCAGGGCGATCTACACCAGGCTGCAGGAAAAACTGCCCGGCTATGAGATCTCGCTGCAGAGCGAAAACCGTGCTGAAGACACCTTTGTTGTGGCGGCCTACAACGACCGTACCCAGGGTGCCCGTTATGTCTACTCGCTTAAAACCGATACCCTGACTCCGCTGGGTGAGATCAATCCCCGCCTCAATCCGGCTGATATGGCCAGTATGAAGCCAATAACCTACAGGACACGGGATGGGCTGACCATCAACGGCTATCTGACGGTGCCGCTCAACCGTGAAGCCAAGAATCTGCCGGTTATTGTCAACCCCCACGGCGGGCCGTGGGTGCGGGATTCATGGGGCTACAACCCTGAAATCCAGTTTCTGGCCAACCGTGGTTTTGCGGTGTTCCAGATGAACTATCGCGGTTCAACCGGCTACGGCAGGGCCTTCTGGGAAAAGAGCTTCAAACAGTGGGGCAGGAGCATGCAGGATGATATTACGGACGGGGTTGCCTGGCTGATCAAGGAGGGGATTGCCGATCCCAAGCGGGTAGGGATTTATGGCGGCAGCTACGGCGGTTATGCCACCCTGGCCGGGGTGACCTTTACCCCGGATCTCTATGCTGCAGCGGTTGACTATGTCGGTGTTGCCAACCTGTTTACCTTTATGCAGACCATTCCCCCCTACTGGAAGCCGTATCTGGCCATGATGTATGAGATGGTGGGGGACCCGGAAAAGGACAAAGCCGCGCTGACGGCAAGCTCTCCGGTCTTTCATGCTGCCAGGATCAGGACACCGCTGTTCATTGCCCAGGGGGCCAATGATCCCCGGGTGAACAAGGATGAATCTGATCAGATGGTGGCTGCCCTGAAAAAACGTGGCGTTGAGGTGCAGTATCTGGTGAAGGACAACGAAGGACATGGTTTCCATAATGAGGAAAACCAGTTTGAGTTTTACGGCGCCATGGAGGCGTTTTTCAGAAAGCACCTTCTCAAGGACAATTCTTCAAAAAAATAA
- a CDS encoding sodium-dependent transporter, translating to MSHQPQPPQHFRGRWSSRLGFIMAAAGSAVGLGNIWKFPYITGMHGGGAFVLFYLFCIVTIGVPLMVAEMVIGRHTRKDPVGAFKRLRGGGWTLVGWMGVVAGFVILSYYCVVAGWAVDYLWLALKGTFSLQYAAQVPQLFGDLLASDCSQLFWQAIVMVATVLIVIGGVKSGLERANKIMMPILFLILVALAGYGFFSSGGVKAFQFLFAPDWSKLDPPAMLEALGHAFFSLSLGMGAMLTYGSYADEEISIPRVAITVSIMDTLVALLAGLAIFPIVFSYGMAPAAGPGLVFKTLPILFSRMPGGTLIAILFFLLLVFAALTSAISLLEVVVAYYCDELKWDRTKATLIAGVLIFVLGVPAALSNNLLKDWHLLGARNFLDSVDFLSTNYLLPLGGLLITLFAGWVLTPKVGREELLKGGGSQGVYRVWFFLIRYISPVLVALVLLNKIGLF from the coding sequence ATGAGTCATCAACCACAGCCTCCACAGCATTTCCGCGGGCGCTGGTCCAGCCGTCTGGGGTTCATCATGGCTGCAGCCGGCTCTGCTGTCGGCCTGGGCAATATCTGGAAATTTCCCTACATCACCGGTATGCATGGTGGCGGTGCCTTTGTACTGTTCTATCTCTTCTGCATTGTTACCATTGGTGTGCCGCTGATGGTGGCCGAGATGGTTATCGGCAGGCATACCCGCAAAGATCCGGTGGGGGCCTTCAAACGACTGCGAGGCGGCGGCTGGACACTGGTGGGCTGGATGGGGGTGGTGGCCGGGTTTGTCATTTTGTCGTACTACTGTGTGGTGGCCGGATGGGCCGTGGACTATCTCTGGCTGGCGTTGAAGGGGACTTTTTCCTTGCAGTATGCCGCTCAGGTTCCCCAGCTGTTTGGCGACCTGCTGGCAAGTGATTGCAGTCAACTGTTCTGGCAGGCCATCGTTATGGTTGCCACGGTGCTGATCGTGATCGGTGGCGTCAAGAGCGGCCTGGAAAGAGCCAACAAGATCATGATGCCGATACTGTTCCTGATCCTGGTGGCGCTGGCAGGCTATGGCTTCTTTTCTTCAGGTGGTGTCAAGGCGTTTCAGTTTCTGTTTGCACCGGATTGGAGCAAGCTGGATCCGCCTGCCATGCTGGAGGCATTGGGGCATGCCTTTTTCAGTCTCAGCCTGGGGATGGGGGCGATGTTGACCTATGGCAGCTATGCTGATGAGGAGATAAGCATCCCCAGGGTTGCCATTACCGTCTCGATTATGGATACGCTGGTGGCGCTGCTGGCCGGTCTGGCCATCTTTCCGATTGTATTCAGCTATGGTATGGCCCCTGCTGCCGGTCCCGGGCTGGTTTTCAAGACGCTGCCGATTCTGTTCAGCCGGATGCCGGGTGGCACCCTGATCGCCATTCTGTTTTTCCTGCTGCTGGTGTTTGCAGCCCTTACCTCGGCCATATCCCTGCTGGAAGTGGTGGTGGCTTACTACTGTGATGAGCTTAAATGGGATCGCACCAAGGCAACCCTGATTGCAGGGGTGTTAATTTTTGTGCTGGGTGTTCCTGCAGCCCTCTCCAATAACCTTCTGAAAGACTGGCATCTGCTCGGGGCACGCAACTTTCTGGATTCGGTTGATTTTCTGTCTACCAACTATCTTCTGCCGTTGGGAGGTCTGTTGATCACCCTGTTTGCCGGCTGGGTCCTGACCCCCAAGGTCGGCAGGGAAGAGCTGTTAAAGGGTGGGGGAAGCCAGGGGGTCTACCGGGTCTGGTTCTTTCTGATCCGCTACATTTCGCCGGTATTGGTGGCGCTGGTACTGCTGAACAAGATCGGTCTGTTTTGA
- a CDS encoding AAA family ATPase: MQQTTIDGITLSLARPVDLALNWIGQDELLRQLLAAWMVLEARDIPFNPRLIGKPGVGKTTLAYAAARSLNRPVYLFQATMDTRPEDLIVTPVIGPGGTIQYVGSSLVSAMVNGGVLILDEGNRMSEKSWASLAPLLDDRRYVESVITGLRIPAHRDFRIVVTMNEDASTFEIPEYIHSRLQPQIYIDFPEADEELLILKENLPFAEPEILRYVVDFLQQAHARDERYSVRDGINIARYALKMSAVSNCPPREMLATAVERILGDEALPYLS; encoded by the coding sequence ATGCAACAGACCACCATAGATGGTATCACCCTTTCGCTGGCCAGGCCGGTTGATCTGGCACTGAACTGGATCGGACAGGACGAGCTGTTACGCCAGCTGCTGGCAGCCTGGATGGTGCTTGAGGCCCGTGACATCCCGTTTAATCCCCGCTTGATCGGTAAGCCGGGGGTAGGCAAGACAACCCTGGCCTACGCAGCAGCCAGAAGTCTGAACAGGCCGGTCTATCTGTTTCAGGCCACCATGGATACCAGGCCGGAGGATCTGATTGTGACACCGGTGATCGGGCCGGGCGGTACCATTCAGTACGTGGGCTCATCACTGGTGTCTGCCATGGTAAACGGCGGGGTGCTGATCCTGGATGAAGGTAACCGGATGAGCGAGAAATCCTGGGCCTCCCTGGCTCCCCTGCTGGATGACCGCCGCTATGTCGAGTCGGTGATTACCGGGCTCAGAATCCCGGCGCACCGCGATTTCAGGATTGTGGTGACCATGAACGAGGACGCCTCTACCTTTGAGATCCCCGAGTATATCCATTCCCGCCTGCAACCCCAGATCTATATCGATTTTCCCGAGGCGGACGAAGAGCTGCTGATCCTGAAGGAAAACCTGCCCTTTGCAGAACCGGAGATCCTGCGTTACGTGGTTGATTTTCTCCAGCAGGCCCATGCCAGGGATGAACGCTATTCGGTACGGGACGGCATCAATATCGCCCGCTACGCCCTGAAGATGTCTGCCGTCAGCAACTGTCCCCCCCGTGAGATGCTGGCAACAGCGGTTGAACGTATTCTGGGGGACGAGGCGCTTCCGTACCTTTCCTGA
- a CDS encoding solute carrier family 23 protein, which yields MTSVKTNLLYDMAERSPFWLTLLMAAQHVMLIYSEIIIFPVIVGKKAGAPLEHILFASFAAALAAGLSTLLQVVRLGRVGTGYVLFMGSSAAYFSCCVDVVTAGGFALLATLSILVAPVEMVLAYCLRHLRHVFTPVVGGVILLLVVISLISVGHHEWMGEQGSALYGSAQHLTAGGVTMCALLGMALFGNRTLRLWCPIIGMVAGLAVSWALGILDVSAAAAYPWFGRFAGSWPGLTFNLKPEQFPFFLTLALLTLINGVQAIGNSMAIQRVSHREPRQVNYGIIQGTMYADACGNLISGALGTMPNETYSENISVVRITGVASRMVGVFGALMLILLPFLPKLSMVMVNLPAPVYGGFIMGLAAMMFPAGLELVFAHGITHQSGLLVGVSLCVGMLAESGKFFPGVFPPTFALFLNNSVAAGGLVAVALSLLFRFAILSSKEFSFPVVASQYPVLLENLQQAGNDLDLDQQQQYRLQLVCEELFAHIAKRSPATSSVKIKVLRHDEELVVEIIHGERVESVNFKGMPADLMAATEEEISSLGLVLVKGLVRDLHHVEISGVTYIWFKLD from the coding sequence ATGACCTCCGTAAAAACAAACCTGCTCTACGACATGGCCGAGCGCTCCCCGTTCTGGCTGACGCTGCTGATGGCGGCACAGCATGTGATGCTGATCTACAGCGAGATCATCATCTTTCCGGTTATTGTCGGCAAAAAGGCGGGTGCACCGCTGGAGCATATCCTGTTCGCCTCGTTTGCGGCAGCATTGGCGGCAGGGCTGTCAACGCTGCTGCAGGTGGTGCGTCTCGGCAGGGTCGGTACCGGCTATGTGCTTTTCATGGGCAGTTCTGCGGCCTACTTCAGTTGTTGTGTCGATGTGGTGACCGCAGGCGGTTTTGCGCTGCTGGCCACCCTGAGCATACTGGTTGCACCGGTTGAGATGGTGCTGGCCTACTGCCTGCGGCACCTGCGCCATGTCTTTACGCCGGTGGTGGGTGGCGTCATCCTGTTGCTGGTGGTGATCAGCCTGATCTCTGTCGGCCATCACGAATGGATGGGGGAGCAGGGGAGCGCCCTGTACGGTTCTGCCCAGCATCTGACAGCCGGCGGGGTGACCATGTGTGCCCTGCTGGGGATGGCGCTGTTCGGCAACCGGACCCTGCGGCTCTGGTGCCCCATCATCGGTATGGTTGCCGGCCTTGCAGTATCCTGGGCGCTGGGTATCCTTGATGTGAGTGCCGCAGCCGCCTACCCCTGGTTCGGCAGGTTTGCCGGCAGCTGGCCCGGCCTGACCTTCAACCTGAAACCGGAACAGTTCCCGTTTTTTCTGACCCTGGCCCTGTTGACCCTGATAAACGGCGTACAGGCCATCGGTAACAGCATGGCGATCCAGCGGGTCTCCCACCGTGAGCCGCGGCAGGTCAACTACGGTATTATTCAGGGCACCATGTACGCGGACGCTTGCGGCAACCTCATCTCCGGTGCCCTCGGGACCATGCCGAACGAGACCTATTCCGAGAATATCTCGGTGGTGCGGATCACCGGGGTTGCCAGCCGGATGGTGGGGGTCTTCGGTGCCTTGATGCTGATCCTGCTGCCCTTTCTGCCCAAGCTGAGCATGGTGATGGTCAACCTGCCTGCGCCGGTGTACGGCGGCTTTATCATGGGGCTGGCCGCCATGATGTTTCCGGCCGGTCTTGAACTGGTGTTTGCGCACGGCATTACCCATCAGTCCGGGCTGCTGGTCGGCGTGTCGCTGTGTGTCGGCATGCTGGCTGAAAGCGGCAAGTTTTTTCCCGGTGTGTTCCCGCCAACCTTTGCCTTGTTCCTGAACAACAGCGTTGCCGCCGGCGGGCTGGTTGCGGTCGCCCTCAGCCTGCTGTTCCGCTTTGCCATTCTGTCGAGCAAAGAGTTCAGTTTTCCGGTTGTGGCCAGTCAGTACCCGGTCCTGCTGGAAAACCTGCAGCAGGCCGGCAATGACCTTGATCTCGATCAGCAGCAGCAGTACCGGCTGCAGCTGGTCTGTGAGGAACTGTTTGCGCATATTGCAAAGCGCAGCCCGGCAACCTCCAGCGTGAAGATCAAGGTGCTGCGTCACGACGAAGAACTGGTGGTGGAGATCATCCATGGCGAACGGGTGGAAAGTGTCAACTTCAAGGGGATGCCCGCTGATCTGATGGCTGCAACCGAAGAAGAGATATCGTCCCTGGGACTGGTGCTGGTAAAAGGCCTGGTACGGGATCTGCACCATGTGGAGATCTCCGGAGTCACCTACATCTGGTTCAAGCTGGATTAG
- a CDS encoding DMT family transporter — protein MSLIIFGKSHVHRPLFAYLLLTLSALIWSGNFVISRAVASLIPPVGLLFWRWVVALAVLCPIVLPRLKNQWPLIRANLKIFPLFGLFGVTLFNLLIYLAMHTTTAINAALVNSAIPILIILFTRIFFRKGVSARQWVGILLSLGGVCIIILRGNPATIAHLTFSAGDLLVLGAATSWAAYSVCLRYYPEGLDPLVFLFCIALCGQLFILPLYLLEVINGATVPVTAASLASIGYVGVLASVVAFVAWNSGIRSVGAQVGGQFIHLMPVFSTILAVLFLKEHLQGYHLLGILLIVVGIIFATDLLRLRKS, from the coding sequence ATGAGTCTAATCATCTTCGGGAAATCTCACGTACATCGGCCACTGTTTGCCTATCTGCTGTTAACCCTGAGCGCCCTGATCTGGTCCGGTAACTTTGTGATCAGCCGGGCCGTTGCCTCCTTGATTCCGCCGGTGGGTCTGCTCTTCTGGCGCTGGGTGGTGGCCCTTGCGGTGCTGTGCCCGATTGTACTGCCACGCCTGAAAAACCAGTGGCCGCTGATCCGGGCCAACCTGAAGATCTTCCCCCTCTTCGGCCTGTTCGGGGTCACCCTCTTCAATCTGCTGATCTATCTGGCGATGCACACCACCACGGCCATCAATGCCGCCCTGGTAAACTCTGCCATACCGATCCTGATCATCCTCTTTACCCGGATCTTCTTTCGCAAAGGGGTCAGTGCCCGGCAATGGGTCGGTATTCTGCTGTCGCTGGGAGGGGTCTGTATCATTATCCTGCGGGGCAACCCGGCCACCATCGCCCATTTGACCTTCAGTGCCGGCGATCTGCTGGTGTTGGGGGCCGCCACCTCCTGGGCCGCCTACTCCGTCTGCCTGCGCTACTATCCGGAGGGGCTGGACCCGCTGGTGTTTCTGTTCTGTATCGCCCTGTGCGGTCAGCTTTTTATCCTGCCGCTCTATCTGCTGGAAGTGATCAACGGTGCAACGGTGCCGGTGACGGCGGCAAGCCTGGCCAGCATCGGCTACGTGGGGGTGTTGGCATCAGTGGTTGCCTTTGTGGCCTGGAACAGCGGCATCCGTTCCGTGGGGGCGCAGGTGGGCGGCCAGTTTATCCACCTGATGCCGGTATTCAGCACCATTCTGGCGGTACTGTTTTTAAAGGAGCATTTGCAGGGCTACCATCTGCTTGGCATCCTGCTGATCGTTGTCGGCATTATCTTTGCCACTGATCTGCTGCGCTTGAGGAAATCTTAG